The Arachis ipaensis cultivar K30076 chromosome B07, Araip1.1, whole genome shotgun sequence genomic interval CTGCATAGCCCACACCGCTTTGGTCGATTTGGATCGACCTCGTCCATACTAATGCAAATTCTAGTGCTCCTCAGACGACCTTCAGATGCATGTCTATTACTGGTATCAGAGATGACTGTTGGACTATTATATGGTGGCTAGAAGCCTTCTGGAATCGAATGATTGAATCCCATCCTGTAGACATTAAACACCATGCTGAGGTGATATACCTCGTGGACATACGTTGCCCAACTCAGGCGGGAATATGCACAGCAAGCAACTGCATGGCAACATGGGTAGTGAAGGGCCTGAAAGTACCCGCAATTGCAAGGCCGGTCTCTCAACGGGATTTTGTTGGAGTAGTCTCGGCCAAGATAAACTCTGAATTATCATATAGTGTCACTGTGAAACATCTCGATGCCTTTAGGTTTGCCTCCATTGCCTTCACAAGTGACTGACTAAATTGCTGACCTGTCTCCAACTATACCTCGCCTCTCTTCTCTTGCGAACAAATAGCTCTGCTAATCTACCCTAAATGGACTTCACCAAGGAATAAACTGAAAGGTTCCTGACACCCTTGAGCACCGAATACACACACTCAAAAATATTTATAGTCATATGGCCGAATCTACGACCATCATCCCGGTGCTGAGTCCACTTGTCATACTTCATCCTGTTGGCCCAGTCATACATTGTCGGGTATTCCGTCCAGAGGATGTCAAACCAATAATCAAACTCGACCTCAGTCTTCGCATAAGAAGCATTGACTACAATCCTCCTGGCATCCTTTCCCTCGCGAAATTTGCTGTAACGTGCCTAATACAGAATGCCTGATAAGCAGCAGGTGGAACCCACCCACCATCAGGTGCCTCCAAGGCGCCCTTGATCCCATTGTGCCTATCAGAGATCACGAGAATGCCCGGCTGAGGAGTCACGTGCTGCAGTGAGACAAGAAAAAATACCACGACTCCACATTTTCACCCTCTACTAGGGCAAAAGCAATAGGAATGATATTAGAATTTCCACCCTAAGCTATCGCAACTAGCAAAGTTCTCCCATATTTGTTGTACAAATGAGTCTTGTCAATACTGACCAATGGTTTACAATACTTGAATGCCTCGATGCATGATGAAAATGACCAAAAAAATTTGGTGAAAAACGCTAACTTCCCGTCAACCTGGCCTCCGACTTGCATAGGACTCGTCTTCGGAACTACGATACTGTCTGGCATCGTTATCTGCACACCGAGCACCCGTCTTGACAGCTCATTGTAGGCCTCCTCCGATCCCCATATATCTGCGCAACGGCCTACTGCTTAGCTAACCACACTCTCTTGTACGTATGTCTGAACCCAAAATGTGTCTTCGTCATATTTTGCAGAACCTTGATGGACACATCCATATCAGCTCTGATCACAGGAAGGATGAAAGCAGATATCACATGATAGTCAAGCTTCCTGTGATCACTGGAAATCGAGGTGGCCAAACATGTATGAAGTTCGTTATACCGTCTGACCTCCCAAATACCCTTCCGTCGCCGGAGAGTGATCCGAATCAACCATCTGTAACTATTTCCGAACTCCTTACACTTGTCATAGTACTTGTCATGGTTCAATTCCATCACTTTGTACTCAACTTCACTACGGATGCTATAAGTCTTTACACATAAGACGACTTCCTCTTTATTCTGAAACTGCTGACCGACTTGGAACTCAGCTTGACCAACGGTGTCTTGTGAATCTCTTGCACTAAAATCGGATTCCACATTCGGTAACCCCTCTGGTCTCTTCGCATCCAAGTCTATAGTCAAAAAGTGCGGTAGGTACTGCTGAGTTTCCAAGCTCGATGCTCCACCAGCCCCAACAGGAATATTCCTCCCTATATCATCATCGCTGTCATCAGCAATCATGGCGGGCTCCACATCATCGTCATCCCCTAGGACATCTTCCACCACATCCGGTTCTCCAACCGCCCTAGAAATCAGAATCATAACAGGAGTATTCATGTTAGCATCTAGTTCCGCAATCTCATCGCAGTGTAGATCAACTGCAAAAGATGGAGATGCCACCAAATTTCCTGTAGATGAAGTTACAAGCAGAGATGAAGACGCAACAATAGGGGTTGAATTGGAGGCTGATGCCATCGGTTCGATCCTCCTGGCTAGAGACCACATCCACAAGCTTCACCAATAATTCAAGGATTCTCACCTCCGAAAATTGGCAATGATAGTGAAATAAAACTTACAAATCCTCATCACTGCCTATCACAAACAAGTCGTACTTCCCCCATCGCGGACAACAGAAATCGGAATTTGATAATATAACTTCTTGATCCGTTTCATTCTATGCAGTCCCAATTTCTATAGTACGGTATTGTGAAAATCAACAAGTCTCATAGAAGGTCCGATAAAGATGCTCAACAGATCCTTATC includes:
- the LOC107606613 gene encoding uncharacterized protein LOC107606613 yields the protein MASASNSTPIVASSSLLVTSSTGNLVASPSFAVDLHCDEIAELDANMNTPVMILISRAVGEPDVVEDVLGDDDDVEPAMIADDSDDDIGRNIPVGAGGASSLETQQYLPHFLTIDLDAKRPEGLPNVESDFSARDSQDTVGQAEFQVGQQFQNKEEVVLCVKTYSIRSEVEYKVMELNHDKYYDKCKEFGNSYRWLIRITLRRRKGIWEVRRYNELHTCLATSISSDHRKLDYHVISAFILPVIRADMDVSIKVLQNMTKTHFGFRHTYKRVWLAKQ